In Oscillatoria salina IIICB1, a single window of DNA contains:
- a CDS encoding UDP-sulfoquinovose synthase has product MKVLVIGGDGYCGWATALHLSNKGYEVGIMDNLVRRYWDSKLGVDTLTPIAPIQRRIQRWQDLTGKSIDLFVGDITEYDFLIKALHEFEPEAIVHFGEQRSAPYSMIDREHAVMTQMNNVVGTLNILYAMKEDFPDCHLVKLGTMGEYGTPNIDIEEGYITIEHNGRKDTLPYPKQPGSFYHLSKVHDTHNIQFACKIWGLRATDLNQGVVYGVLTEETGMDEMLINRLDYDGVFGTALNRFCIQAAVGHPLTVYGKGGQTRGFLDIRDTVRCLELAIANPAEPGQLRVFNQFTEMFSVGDLAMMVKKAGTSLGLDVEIKNLENPRVELEQHYFNAKNTKLLDLGLQPHYLSDSLLDSLLNFATKYKHRVDTNQILPKVSWHRK; this is encoded by the coding sequence ATGAAAGTCCTGGTTATTGGTGGCGATGGCTACTGCGGTTGGGCAACCGCACTACATCTGTCGAACAAAGGTTACGAAGTCGGCATTATGGATAACCTGGTGCGGCGCTATTGGGATAGTAAGTTAGGGGTAGACACTCTAACTCCCATAGCGCCAATTCAGCGACGAATCCAACGCTGGCAAGATTTAACAGGTAAATCGATCGATTTGTTTGTTGGCGATATCACCGAATATGATTTTCTCATCAAAGCGTTGCATGAGTTTGAGCCAGAAGCGATCGTTCACTTTGGCGAACAACGTTCCGCGCCTTATTCAATGATCGATCGCGAACACGCGGTCATGACTCAAATGAATAATGTCGTAGGAACTTTAAACATTCTCTACGCGATGAAAGAAGACTTCCCAGATTGCCATTTGGTGAAATTGGGAACAATGGGCGAATACGGTACGCCAAACATCGATATCGAAGAAGGCTACATCACAATCGAACACAACGGGCGTAAGGACACCCTACCTTATCCCAAACAGCCCGGATCTTTCTATCACCTGAGTAAAGTACACGACACCCATAACATCCAGTTTGCTTGCAAAATTTGGGGCTTACGCGCCACCGATTTGAATCAAGGTGTGGTTTATGGTGTCTTGACAGAAGAAACGGGTATGGACGAAATGCTCATCAACCGTCTCGACTACGACGGCGTGTTTGGGACAGCATTAAATCGCTTCTGCATTCAAGCCGCAGTGGGACATCCTCTGACAGTTTACGGTAAAGGCGGTCAAACCAGAGGTTTCCTCGATATCCGCGATACAGTACGCTGTTTAGAGTTAGCGATCGCTAATCCCGCCGAACCCGGTCAATTGCGCGTCTTTAACCAATTCACCGAAATGTTTAGCGTTGGCGATTTGGCAATGATGGTCAAAAAAGCCGGGACTTCATTGGGACTTGATGTGGAAATTAAGAATTTAGAGAATCCCCGCGTCGAGTTAGAACAACATTATTTCAACGCGAAAAACACCAAATTACTCGACCTCGGTTTGCAACCTCACTATCTCTCTGACTCATTGCTAGATTCCCTGCTGAACTTTGCCACTAAATACAAACATCGCGTCGATACCAACCAAATTTTGCCCAAAGTCTCTTGGCATCGCAAGTAG